Proteins from a single region of Lysinibacillus sp. JNUCC-52:
- a CDS encoding LysR family transcriptional regulator — protein MNLHALRIFTKVADLGSITAAANELRLSQPAVTIQIRNLEKELGLQLTKSKGRGIQLTEEGRFVYEQGQRLFHLEAQIEDKLKAFVAKEEKIHIATSYIPINYVLPEYIANYKLMYPGVEFYVSLGNVKSVEDKIRNYEADFGFVVQSNIGHEDLYFEKLMEIEFAFIAHPSHPLANRSVSLSALSKEELIYREEGSSTRDLLEAVFYAQNCPLPKIGLQMQGLFESLKAVEAGYGIVLAPLLSVTNSIETKKLAPIFIKNVEIKQSLFICIRKSELTNPKFVSYLQEHFISK, from the coding sequence ATGAATTTACATGCACTAAGAATTTTCACAAAAGTTGCAGATTTAGGGAGCATAACGGCTGCAGCAAATGAATTACGGTTAAGCCAACCTGCTGTGACAATCCAAATTCGTAATTTAGAAAAAGAGTTGGGTTTGCAGCTAACGAAAAGTAAAGGACGAGGAATTCAATTAACAGAAGAAGGGCGCTTTGTTTATGAACAAGGACAACGCTTGTTCCACTTAGAAGCCCAAATTGAAGATAAGCTGAAAGCATTTGTCGCAAAAGAAGAAAAAATTCATATTGCGACTTCTTACATTCCGATTAATTATGTCCTACCTGAATATATCGCAAATTACAAATTAATGTATCCTGGTGTAGAATTTTACGTATCATTAGGAAATGTAAAATCAGTGGAAGATAAAATTCGAAATTACGAAGCAGACTTCGGATTTGTTGTACAAAGTAATATAGGACACGAAGATCTTTATTTTGAAAAATTAATGGAGATCGAATTTGCATTTATAGCCCATCCATCACATCCATTAGCTAATCGAAGTGTCTCGTTAAGTGCATTATCCAAGGAAGAATTAATTTATCGCGAAGAAGGAAGTTCGACACGCGATTTATTAGAGGCTGTTTTTTATGCTCAAAATTGTCCATTGCCTAAGATTGGCTTACAGATGCAAGGGCTATTTGAATCTTTAAAAGCTGTAGAAGCTGGCTATGGTATTGTCCTCGCCCCACTTCTTAGCGTAACTAACAGCATAGAAACGAAGAAATTGGCCCCTATCTTTATAAAAAATGTAGAGATTAAGCAAAGTTTATTTATTTGTATTAGAAAAAGCGAATTGACAAACCCAAAATTTGTAAGTTATTTACAAGAACATTTTATATCGAAATAA
- the lexA gene encoding transcriptional repressor LexA — protein sequence MKKVSKRQEDILAFIKEEVRAKGYPPSVREIGEAVGLASSSTVHGHLARLEQKGFIRRDPTKPRAIEILEPEDSIQKQSVIHVPLVGKVTAGSPITAIENIDEYFPLPDIYGTSEDQLFMLEIMGESMIEAGIFDGDLVIVKQKATADNGDIVVAMTEEDEATVKRFFKERNHFRLQPENATMEPIIVDQVSILGQVVGLYRRVH from the coding sequence ATGAAAAAAGTTTCGAAAAGACAAGAGGATATACTAGCGTTTATCAAAGAAGAAGTACGTGCAAAAGGTTATCCGCCATCTGTACGTGAAATTGGTGAGGCAGTTGGACTTGCATCAAGTTCAACGGTTCATGGACATTTAGCTCGTTTAGAACAAAAGGGCTTTATTCGACGAGACCCTACTAAGCCACGTGCCATTGAAATTTTAGAGCCAGAAGATTCGATTCAAAAGCAAAGCGTCATCCACGTACCGCTTGTTGGTAAAGTGACAGCTGGATCACCGATTACAGCCATCGAAAATATCGACGAATATTTCCCTTTACCTGATATTTACGGTACTAGTGAAGATCAGCTATTTATGTTAGAAATTATGGGTGAATCGATGATCGAGGCGGGCATTTTCGATGGAGATTTAGTCATCGTTAAGCAAAAAGCAACAGCTGATAACGGTGATATTGTTGTCGCAATGACAGAAGAGGATGAGGCAACCGTTAAACGCTTCTTTAAGGAAAGAAATCATTTCCGCTTACAACCAGAAAACGCTACAATGGAACCAATAATTGTAGACCAAGTTTCAATTTTAGGACAAGTTGTCGGCTTATATCGCCGTGTACATTAA
- a CDS encoding gamma-glutamyl-gamma-aminobutyrate hydrolase family protein yields MKPIIGITAFAEDDLSSRLNIAYSKSVFEAGGIPLIIPLGVEEDVAQILSLTDGLLLSGGHDVHPFEFGAEPLPKLGQIHPERDKVELALIHAAFTRKMPILGICRGMQILNVALGGTLYQDIDSEYHSSKLLKHTQQAARGVATHYVQITPDTLLQSIIEEEKIAVNSFHHQAVNVLAEKLIVAAKSSDGLIEAFVHEEYPFCLAVQWHPEEQAIVGDLAAQKLFAAFTSESLKYKREA; encoded by the coding sequence ATGAAACCGATTATTGGTATTACAGCATTTGCAGAGGATGATTTATCGTCAAGATTGAATATAGCCTATAGCAAAAGTGTTTTTGAAGCTGGTGGCATTCCGCTTATTATTCCACTTGGGGTAGAGGAGGATGTAGCACAAATTTTATCGCTAACAGATGGCTTATTATTATCTGGTGGGCATGATGTTCATCCATTTGAATTTGGCGCTGAGCCATTACCGAAGCTCGGACAAATACATCCAGAACGTGACAAGGTCGAGCTTGCTTTAATTCATGCAGCCTTTACGAGGAAAATGCCGATTTTGGGGATTTGCCGTGGCATGCAAATACTTAATGTTGCGCTAGGTGGAACTTTGTACCAAGATATTGATAGCGAATATCATAGTAGTAAGCTGTTAAAACATACGCAACAAGCAGCTCGCGGTGTAGCAACACATTATGTGCAGATAACACCTGATACGTTGTTACAATCAATTATCGAGGAAGAAAAAATTGCTGTGAATTCTTTTCATCATCAAGCTGTAAATGTATTAGCAGAAAAGCTAATCGTTGCAGCAAAATCGAGCGATGGTCTAATCGAAGCGTTCGTTCATGAAGAATACCCGTTTTGTTTAGCAGTACAGTGGCATCCTGAAGAACAAGCAATTGTAGGCGATTTAGCTGCACAGAAGCTTTTTGCCGCCTTCACTAGTGAGAGCTTAAAATATAAAAGAGAAGCGTGA
- the tkt gene encoding transketolase: MTQHADQLAINAIRTLSIDAIEKANSGHPGLPMGAAPMAYTLWTKQLRHNPANPKWYNRDRFVLSAGHGSMLLYSLLHLGGYGLPMEEIQNFRQWDSLTPGHPEYGHTVGVEATTGPLGQGIAMSVGMAMAERHLAATYNKQGHDIVDHYTFALCGDGDLMEGVAAEAISLAGHLKLEKLIVLYDSNDISLDGDLEKSFSENVQKRFESYGWNYLKVADGTEVDAVNKAIEEAKKSTGKPTLIEVKTVIGFGSPNKSGKSDSHGAPLGTDEVVLTKAAYEWAHEPFQIPAEVYDTFNAAAEVQGAQSEAAWNTKFEAYKAEFPELAAQFENAMNGKLPEDFAAELPVYEAGKSVATRSSSGDAINAIAKKTPSFFGGSADLAGSNKTTMKGAGDFSADDYAGRNIWFGVREFAMGAAMNGMALHGGLNVFGGTFFVFSDYVRPAVRLSALMGLPVTYVFTHDSIAVGEDGPTHEPIEHLASLRAMPNLSVVRPADANESAVAWELAVSSENTPTVLVLSRQNLPVLDASIETVREGVTKGAYTVSPASKEVADAILIATGSEVSLAIEAQKALKADGMDVAVVSMPSMDRFEKQDAAYKESVLPKAVTKRLAIEMGASFGWHKYTGFEGDVLAIDKFGASAPGELVMEKYGFTVENVVAKVKAL, translated from the coding sequence ATGACTCAACATGCGGATCAACTAGCGATTAATGCTATCCGAACATTGTCAATTGATGCAATTGAAAAAGCAAATTCAGGTCACCCAGGCTTACCGATGGGGGCAGCGCCAATGGCTTACACGCTTTGGACAAAACAACTTCGCCACAATCCAGCTAATCCAAAGTGGTATAACCGCGATCGTTTCGTACTTTCAGCAGGTCACGGCTCTATGCTTTTATATAGCCTACTTCACCTTGGAGGTTACGGCCTTCCAATGGAAGAAATTCAAAACTTCCGTCAATGGGATTCATTAACTCCAGGACATCCAGAATACGGTCATACTGTTGGAGTAGAGGCAACTACAGGTCCTCTTGGACAAGGTATTGCTATGTCGGTTGGTATGGCAATGGCAGAGCGTCATTTAGCAGCTACTTATAATAAACAAGGACATGATATTGTCGATCACTATACATTTGCACTTTGTGGCGATGGTGACTTAATGGAAGGTGTTGCAGCTGAAGCCATTTCATTAGCTGGTCACTTAAAACTTGAGAAATTGATCGTCTTATACGATTCAAACGATATTTCATTAGATGGTGATTTAGAAAAATCATTCTCTGAAAACGTACAAAAACGCTTTGAGTCATATGGCTGGAACTATTTAAAGGTTGCTGATGGCACAGAAGTAGATGCTGTGAACAAAGCAATCGAGGAAGCGAAAAAATCTACTGGCAAGCCAACACTGATTGAAGTGAAAACAGTAATCGGTTTCGGTTCACCAAACAAATCAGGTAAATCTGATTCTCACGGTGCGCCACTAGGTACTGATGAAGTTGTATTAACAAAAGCAGCATACGAATGGGCACATGAGCCATTCCAAATCCCTGCTGAAGTATACGATACGTTCAATGCAGCCGCTGAAGTGCAAGGGGCACAATCAGAAGCAGCATGGAATACGAAATTTGAAGCATACAAAGCGGAGTTCCCTGAATTAGCAGCTCAATTCGAAAATGCAATGAATGGTAAGCTACCAGAAGACTTTGCAGCAGAATTACCAGTATATGAAGCAGGTAAATCTGTAGCAACACGTTCATCTTCAGGTGATGCAATTAATGCGATTGCAAAGAAAACACCATCGTTCTTCGGTGGTTCAGCAGACCTTGCAGGCTCAAACAAAACAACGATGAAAGGCGCAGGCGATTTCTCAGCAGACGATTATGCTGGTCGCAATATTTGGTTCGGTGTGCGTGAATTTGCAATGGGCGCAGCAATGAACGGTATGGCACTTCACGGTGGTCTAAACGTCTTTGGCGGAACATTCTTCGTATTCTCAGATTACGTTCGTCCAGCTGTTCGTCTTTCTGCATTAATGGGTCTTCCTGTAACATATGTATTCACACATGACTCAATTGCTGTAGGGGAAGATGGTCCGACGCATGAACCAATCGAACATTTAGCTTCATTACGTGCAATGCCAAATCTTTCTGTAGTACGCCCTGCAGATGCGAATGAATCTGCAGTTGCATGGGAGCTTGCTGTATCTTCTGAAAACACACCAACTGTATTAGTATTATCTCGTCAAAACTTACCAGTGCTTGACGCGTCAATCGAAACAGTTCGTGAAGGTGTTACAAAAGGAGCTTACACTGTATCACCTGCTTCTAAAGAAGTGGCAGATGCCATTTTAATTGCTACAGGTTCAGAGGTTTCACTTGCAATTGAAGCACAAAAAGCATTAAAAGCTGACGGTATGGACGTAGCAGTTGTGTCAATGCCATCAATGGATCGCTTCGAAAAACAAGATGCAGCATATAAAGAATCCGTTCTTCCAAAAGCTGTCACTAAACGTCTTGCAATCGAAATGGGTGCATCATTCGGTTGGCATAAATACACTGGCTTCGAAGGAGACGTTCTTGCTATCGACAAGTTCGGCGCTTCTGCACCAGGCGAATTAGTAATGGAAAAATACGGTTTCACAGTAGAAAATGTTGTAGCGAAAGTAAAAGCGCTATAA
- the yneA gene encoding cell division suppressor protein YneA gives MNWFKKNTHISILLGAFLLFAGYLVITDPGDITYTEINIEHGDSLWSLAEQYRGKMGTDDWIKLVKAENELHSVKIVAGKSLVIPVVGDNKIPTNSIEIARSER, from the coding sequence ATGAATTGGTTTAAAAAAAATACACATATTTCAATTTTATTAGGCGCATTTTTACTTTTTGCAGGTTATCTTGTGATAACTGATCCTGGAGACATTACTTACACAGAAATTAATATCGAACATGGCGATAGCTTATGGTCGTTAGCAGAGCAATACCGTGGTAAAATGGGTACGGATGACTGGATAAAACTTGTGAAAGCCGAGAACGAATTACATAGCGTGAAAATAGTTGCAGGAAAATCACTCGTTATCCCAGTAGTGGGTGACAATAAGATACCCACCAATTCAATTGAAATTGCGAGAAGTGAAAGATGA
- a CDS encoding response regulator transcription factor, with the protein MIQVLIVDDHEMVRIGVSAYLSAQPDITVVGEAENGIEAVERALALRPDIILMDNVMPVMTGAEATAKILETWPEAKIMMVTSFLDDDKVYPALEAGAISYILKTSNAKQIADAIRKTIGGQTVLEPEVTSKMMHRMRYGSNTPLYEQLTDREMEVLLLMAKGKANQEIADDLYIALKTVKTHVSNILAKLDVQDRTQAVVYAFQNGLAK; encoded by the coding sequence TTGATACAAGTACTAATAGTGGATGACCATGAGATGGTCCGAATTGGCGTATCTGCCTACTTGTCAGCACAGCCTGATATTACGGTTGTTGGCGAAGCGGAAAATGGTATAGAGGCTGTAGAACGTGCCCTTGCCCTTCGCCCCGATATTATTTTAATGGACAATGTCATGCCTGTCATGACAGGCGCAGAAGCAACTGCCAAAATATTAGAAACATGGCCAGAAGCAAAAATCATGATGGTCACAAGCTTTTTAGATGATGATAAAGTTTATCCAGCTTTGGAGGCTGGTGCAATTAGCTATATTTTAAAAACATCCAACGCTAAGCAAATTGCTGACGCCATCCGTAAAACTATCGGCGGCCAGACGGTATTAGAGCCAGAAGTCACATCTAAAATGATGCACCGTATGCGCTACGGTTCGAACACACCGCTTTATGAGCAATTAACAGACCGAGAAATGGAAGTTCTTCTATTAATGGCAAAGGGCAAAGCAAATCAAGAAATCGCCGATGACTTATACATCGCATTAAAAACAGTGAAAACCCATGTCAGCAATATTTTAGCCAAATTAGATGTTCAAGATCGTACACAAGCCGTCGTCTACGCCTTCCAAAATGGTTTGGCAAAGTAA
- a CDS encoding DUF896 domain-containing protein, producing the protein MLSKEKINRINELAAKAKAGNLTEEEAKERTSLRKEYLDTFRASMRDTIENVKIVDEEGNDVTPEKVKQAKKNKFLN; encoded by the coding sequence ATGTTATCAAAAGAAAAAATTAACCGAATTAATGAATTAGCAGCAAAAGCGAAAGCAGGCAATTTAACTGAGGAAGAGGCGAAAGAGCGCACTTCTCTTCGCAAAGAATATTTAGATACATTTAGAGCGTCAATGCGTGATACGATTGAAAATGTTAAAATTGTTGATGAAGAAGGTAATGACGTTACACCTGAAAAGGTAAAACAAGCGAAAAAAAATAAATTCTTAAATTAA
- a CDS encoding prepilin peptidase, which translates to MEMAYTILVFVFGLVFGSFFNVVGLRVPLKESIVKPPSHCTSCQRQLTAIDLVPVLSYVFLAGKCRSCGQKISWIYPLMELLTGVLFAFSYWQLGFSEEFVVAIVFISLLVILVVSDIAYMLIPDKVLLFFLPLLAIGRVLSPVTPWWDSIVGAVVGFGILYCIAVVSRGGMGGGDIKLFFLLGLVLGTINTLLTLFVAAVIGMVVGIFVLKVRQQGRKTPIPFGPSIALAAVIVYFYGDVIINWYVGLW; encoded by the coding sequence ATGGAAATGGCTTATACAATACTAGTATTCGTATTTGGACTAGTTTTTGGATCATTTTTTAATGTTGTAGGCTTACGTGTGCCGCTAAAGGAGTCAATTGTTAAGCCGCCATCGCATTGTACAAGCTGTCAAAGACAACTAACCGCAATTGATTTAGTGCCCGTTTTGTCTTATGTTTTTTTAGCAGGTAAATGTCGGAGTTGTGGGCAAAAAATTTCCTGGATTTATCCGCTAATGGAGTTGCTCACAGGCGTATTATTTGCCTTTTCATATTGGCAACTGGGCTTTAGTGAGGAGTTTGTCGTAGCGATAGTATTCATTTCATTATTAGTAATCCTTGTTGTTTCGGATATAGCGTATATGCTTATTCCTGATAAAGTGCTTTTGTTTTTTTTACCTTTATTAGCTATTGGGCGAGTGTTATCGCCTGTAACACCTTGGTGGGATAGTATCGTAGGTGCCGTTGTTGGCTTTGGCATATTATATTGTATTGCTGTTGTATCACGCGGTGGTATGGGTGGTGGCGATATTAAATTATTCTTTTTACTTGGACTTGTACTTGGTACAATAAATACATTATTGACATTATTTGTAGCAGCGGTAATTGGTATGGTTGTCGGCATCTTCGTGCTTAAAGTACGACAACAAGGGCGAAAAACGCCGATTCCATTTGGACCATCCATTGCTTTAGCGGCAGTTATCGTGTATTTCTATGGGGATGTCATTATTAATTGGTATGTAGGATTATGGTAA
- a CDS encoding YneB family resolvase-like protein translates to MMNKQKTAVIYCRVSTEKETQSSSLERQQEELLRYAKEQSYDVKNVFLDKHSGYDVEREGLLEMLDFIKEKEIDALFVQDETRLGRGNARMAVLHLLQKTETDVFSMRDAGPVQLNEMDTMLLEILAIVEEYQRKIHNAKIRRGMRRAVENGYRPENNLSNRGNPNGQERKEVPIEEIVKLRNRGFTYEEIATTLRGLGFDVSKATVHRRYQEYQERLAGN, encoded by the coding sequence ATGATGAATAAACAAAAAACGGCAGTTATTTACTGCCGTGTGAGTACCGAAAAAGAGACACAAAGTTCTTCATTGGAGCGACAACAAGAGGAATTACTGCGGTATGCTAAAGAACAAAGCTACGATGTGAAAAATGTTTTTTTGGATAAGCATAGTGGGTATGATGTTGAGCGCGAAGGATTGCTTGAAATGCTCGATTTTATTAAAGAAAAAGAAATAGATGCATTATTTGTGCAGGATGAAACACGTTTAGGGCGTGGTAATGCACGAATGGCTGTACTTCATTTATTGCAAAAAACTGAAACAGATGTTTTTTCCATGCGTGATGCAGGGCCAGTACAATTAAATGAGATGGATACGATGTTGCTCGAAATTTTAGCGATTGTTGAGGAATATCAACGTAAAATCCATAATGCGAAAATTCGTCGTGGCATGCGCCGTGCAGTAGAAAATGGCTATCGTCCTGAAAACAACCTTTCCAATCGCGGCAATCCGAATGGTCAGGAGCGTAAGGAAGTGCCGATAGAAGAAATTGTGAAGCTTCGCAATCGGGGCTTTACTTATGAGGAAATTGCTACGACACTTAGAGGTCTTGGCTTCGATGTAAGTAAAGCAACCGTACATAGGCGATATCAAGAATATCAAGAAAGGTTAGCGGGCAATTAA
- a CDS encoding sensor histidine kinase: MIAFLSRVFTLFFILIGAAFGLLFAVWGEPNEEVWQPLWQQNYDNIPLGGVILISLFALSFIISCWISMTARAREAQATRFVKELIEPDFVLPKKQALPKPLKKALVQTSELIDTQRKSLQRLSNERAEANDKVIQERIIAERQRLARELHDSVSQQLFAASMLLSALTESNENAKSLKQVEKVVQQAQLEMRALLLHLRPVALHNKTLAQGLEELIIELQQKVYFHIEYELEEISLSKAEEDHLFRIAQEALSNTLRHSKATEVELLLVARDDLAILRIQDNGLGFDVEADKSTSYGLQNIAERAVEIGCTYKIVSVPGEGTIVEVKVPLQKEVVEVDTSTNSG; this comes from the coding sequence ATGATTGCATTTCTTTCGCGAGTCTTTACTTTATTTTTTATATTAATTGGGGCAGCATTCGGCCTTCTCTTCGCTGTCTGGGGCGAACCAAATGAAGAAGTGTGGCAGCCTTTATGGCAACAAAACTATGATAATATCCCGTTAGGTGGCGTTATTTTAATAAGTCTATTTGCACTTAGTTTCATCATTTCATGCTGGATTAGTATGACAGCTCGAGCGCGCGAAGCACAAGCTACCCGCTTTGTGAAGGAATTAATCGAGCCTGATTTTGTACTTCCTAAAAAACAGGCACTACCGAAGCCACTAAAAAAAGCACTTGTGCAAACGAGCGAGCTAATTGATACACAACGAAAAAGCTTACAGCGTCTTTCCAATGAACGCGCTGAAGCGAACGATAAAGTCATCCAAGAGCGTATTATTGCTGAACGACAACGTCTTGCACGTGAACTGCACGACTCCGTTTCACAGCAATTATTTGCCGCTTCGATGTTACTTTCTGCCTTAACAGAAAGCAATGAAAATGCTAAAAGTTTAAAGCAAGTAGAAAAAGTTGTACAGCAGGCACAGCTTGAAATGCGCGCATTATTATTACATTTACGCCCTGTTGCCTTACACAATAAAACCCTTGCTCAAGGCTTAGAAGAATTAATTATTGAGCTTCAACAAAAAGTCTATTTTCATATTGAATATGAGCTAGAGGAAATATCTTTATCAAAGGCAGAGGAAGATCACTTATTCCGCATTGCGCAGGAAGCTTTATCAAATACGTTACGCCATTCAAAGGCAACAGAGGTTGAATTATTGCTTGTTGCACGAGATGATTTGGCGATTTTACGGATACAAGATAATGGCCTCGGCTTTGATGTGGAAGCAGACAAATCGACTTCCTATGGACTACAAAATATCGCCGAGCGAGCAGTTGAAATTGGCTGTACGTATAAAATTGTTTCTGTACCTGGAGAAGGTACGATTGTAGAGGTAAAAGTTCCCCTACAGAAGGAGGTTGTTGAAGTTGATACAAGTACTAATAGTGGATGA
- a CDS encoding sulfite exporter TauE/SafE family protein: MVIFLNEWFSVNGLMLFSIGIIAAMIGVMFGAAGFVLLPAMLLVGVPIHATVAVNKFATGISSFTNVLTLLFKKDISLKEILPFMLMACFGGVTGAFLATRLSEQIMNIMACIILTFSFFIVLKNNKKLGIVTEGDQEKRPSSITPFFISMYDGGFGPGSALMNIMYFIKRQHSYVKAVELTRFVMFSSCMSAFVFYYLFGIVDWGIAIPVTAGSILGSHVGMRMVQYIKVKWLQITLPAIFLLLIAQVVRDLLF; encoded by the coding sequence ATGGTAATTTTCTTAAATGAATGGTTTTCAGTAAATGGATTGATGTTATTTTCTATCGGAATAATTGCTGCGATGATTGGTGTTATGTTTGGGGCAGCGGGCTTTGTCTTACTCCCAGCTATGTTATTAGTTGGTGTACCAATTCATGCTACGGTGGCAGTGAATAAGTTTGCAACAGGTATTTCTTCATTTACAAATGTCCTGACACTATTATTTAAAAAAGACATTTCTCTCAAAGAGATATTGCCATTTATGTTGATGGCATGTTTTGGGGGAGTTACTGGTGCATTTTTAGCAACACGATTGTCCGAACAAATAATGAATATTATGGCTTGTATTATTCTTACTTTTTCCTTTTTTATTGTGCTAAAAAATAATAAAAAGTTAGGGATCGTTACAGAAGGCGATCAGGAAAAAAGACCATCATCCATCACGCCATTTTTTATTAGTATGTATGATGGTGGTTTTGGTCCAGGATCAGCATTAATGAATATTATGTATTTTATTAAGAGGCAACATAGCTATGTAAAGGCAGTTGAATTAACACGTTTCGTGATGTTTTCCAGTTGTATGAGCGCTTTTGTATTTTATTATCTTTTTGGCATTGTCGATTGGGGGATTGCGATTCCAGTTACGGCTGGTTCGATTTTGGGCTCTCATGTAGGAATGAGAATGGTGCAATATATTAAGGTGAAATGGCTTCAAATTACACTGCCTGCTATCTTTCTTTTGTTGATTGCACAAGTTGTACGGGATTTATTGTTCTAA
- the liaF gene encoding cell wall-active antibiotics response protein LiaF: MTLLQNFTTNKLTFWVLCFFLLVFVELTIFNNGGAFCLIIGAILLYLSFSKNIRFLKWTGIFFIAISLFTMWSLRLFIVILLLYMLYQYLQRENEPKIVTLEFLKLPASKNELFGTIPAPVDAYKWQDVQIQRLAGDITIDTTQTILPAGQSLVTIRQGIGKVQIYVPYEIPFRLHYTTLFGDFTCLQGSPQRLMNESIVFSDGNPEDAKRTLVIHVATWLGDLEVLRK, encoded by the coding sequence GTGACCCTCTTGCAAAACTTTACAACAAATAAACTGACATTTTGGGTACTATGCTTCTTTTTACTCGTTTTTGTAGAGCTCACAATTTTCAATAATGGTGGTGCTTTTTGTTTAATCATTGGGGCTATTTTGCTCTATTTAAGCTTTTCGAAAAACATCCGATTTTTAAAATGGACTGGGATTTTCTTTATCGCCATCTCCCTCTTTACGATGTGGAGTTTGCGACTATTTATCGTTATCTTGCTCTTATACATGCTCTATCAATACTTACAACGAGAAAATGAACCGAAAATCGTTACTTTAGAATTCTTAAAGCTACCAGCCAGCAAAAATGAACTATTTGGTACAATACCTGCACCTGTAGATGCCTATAAATGGCAAGATGTGCAAATTCAACGTCTTGCTGGTGACATTACGATTGATACAACCCAAACGATTTTACCTGCTGGCCAGAGTCTAGTTACTATTCGACAAGGCATTGGCAAAGTACAAATTTATGTTCCTTATGAAATTCCGTTTCGATTACACTACACGACGTTATTTGGAGATTTCACATGTCTACAAGGTAGTCCACAGCGGCTCATGAATGAAAGTATTGTGTTCTCAGATGGCAACCCTGAAGATGCAAAGCGTACCCTCGTTATTCATGTTGCTACATGGCTAGGAGATTTGGAGGTGCTACGTAAATGA
- a CDS encoding GNAT family N-acetyltransferase: protein MNITTKRLHIRKFESHDLPAVYSYMSDKTVMHYMPEGVLSEEQVQKFITDNSGEQAQHFAIVLLDQQQVIGHLVFHPYFGEHTYEIGWVLNPAFYRQGYASEAAHALLDYGFTKMKLHRIIATCQPENIASYRVMEKIGMRREGYFKKCIPYGDDWWDEYYYAILQDEWLA, encoded by the coding sequence GTGAACATTACAACTAAGCGATTACATATCCGCAAATTTGAATCACATGATTTACCAGCGGTTTATAGCTATATGTCCGATAAAACGGTAATGCACTACATGCCTGAAGGTGTTCTCTCTGAAGAGCAGGTACAAAAGTTTATAACTGATAATAGCGGAGAGCAAGCACAACATTTTGCTATTGTTTTACTTGATCAGCAACAAGTCATTGGTCATCTAGTTTTCCATCCCTACTTTGGCGAACATACATATGAAATTGGTTGGGTGTTGAATCCTGCCTTTTATCGTCAAGGCTATGCTTCAGAAGCAGCGCACGCCCTATTGGATTACGGGTTTACCAAAATGAAGCTTCATAGAATTATTGCAACATGCCAGCCCGAAAATATTGCCTCCTACCGTGTGATGGAGAAAATCGGTATGCGCCGTGAAGGATACTTTAAAAAATGTATTCCGTATGGTGACGATTGGTGGGATGAATACTATTACGCTATTTTACAAGATGAATGGCTAGCTTAA